From one Marmota flaviventris isolate mMarFla1 chromosome 1, mMarFla1.hap1, whole genome shotgun sequence genomic stretch:
- the LOC114083710 gene encoding olfactory receptor 7E24-like gives MNAAHLFPFSHPVFCQRCPSIKDALNVTAILEFQLLGFSEDPDQQPILFGLFLFMYLVTILGNLLIILAVSSDSHLHTPMYFFLSNLSLTDIFFISTTVPRMIVNIITHSRAISYVGCLTQMSFFIIFGCTDGMLLTVMAYDRFVAICHPLHYLVIMNPRLCGFLVFMSLLFSIFVSQIHILIALEFTSFTEVEISNFFCDPAQVLSLSCSDSFFGLIIKYFIGAIYGFFPVSGILFSYYKIVSSILRIQSLGGKYKAFSICGSHLSVVCLFYGTGIGVYLGSAVSSSPKKDMVSSVMYSVVTPMLNPFIYSLRNEDIKSTLRRLHSRTV, from the coding sequence ATGAATGCTgctcatttgtttcctttttcccaCCCTGTTTTCTGTCAAAGATGTCCCAGCATTAAGGATGCACTAAATGTAACAGCCATCTTAGAATTCCAACTCCTGGGATTCTCAGAGGATCCAGACCAGCAACCAATCCTCTTTGGACTGTTCCTGTTCATGTACCTGGTCACTATtcttgggaacctgctcatcatcctggcggtcagctctgactcccacctccacacccccatgtacttcttcctctccaacctgtccttgactgacatatttttcatttccaccACAGTCCCAAGAATGATTGTGAACATTATAACTCACAGTAGAGCCATCTCCTATGTGGGTTGCCTGACACAGatgtccttttttattatttttggatgtACGGATGGTATGCTTCtgactgtgatggcctatgaccgttttgtggccatctgtcaccccctgcaTTACTTAGTCATCATGAATCCTCGCCTCTGTGGCTTCTTAGTTTTTATGTCTTTGTTGTTTAGCATTTTTGTATCCCAGATTCACATTCTGATTGCATTAGAGTTTACCAGCTTCACAGAGGTGgagatttctaatttcttctgtgaCCCTGCTCAAGTTCTGAGTCTTTCCTGTTCTGACAGTTTCTTTGGTCTCATTATCAAGTATTTTATTGGTGCCATCTATGGTTTTTTCCCAGTCTCAGGGATCCTTTTCTCTTACTATAAAATAGTTTCCTCCATTCTGAGGATCCAATCCTTGGGTGGGAAGTACAAGGCATTCTCTATTTGTGGGTCTCACCTGTcagttgtttgcttattttatggAACAGGAATTGGAGTGTACCTTGGTTCAGCTGTGTCATCCTCCCCCAAGAAAGATATGGTGTCTTCAGTGATGTACAGTGTGGTCactcccatgctgaaccccttcatctacagcctgaggaatgaGGACATTAAAAGTACCCTTAGGCGGCTCCACAGTAGAACAGTCTAA
- the LOC114083711 gene encoding olfactory receptor 7E24-like → MGRSWDLYFLVMTQQRSGLTQCPNNTEAQHRTHISEFQLISLSEDADLQPLLFGLFLCMYLVTVLGNLLTILAVSYDFHLHTPMYFFLSNLSLADICVISTTVPKMIVDIQTHSRVISYVGCLTQMSIFAIFACMDDMLLTVMAYDRYVAICHPLHYLVIMNHQLCGFLVLVSFLVSLFDSQMHNLIILQFTNFKSVEISIFFCDPSQLLNLACPDTFSNNILKYFLGAIHGLFPISGILFSYNKIISSILRIPSSRGRYKAFSTCGSQLAVVCLFWGTGFGAYLGSTVSYSPRKIVVASVMYTEVTPMLNPFIYILRNRDIKSTLRRLHSRSV, encoded by the exons ATGGGTAGATCTTGGGATCTGTACTTCTTGGTCATGACCCAGCAGAGAAGTGGCCTAACCCA gtGTCCAAACAACACAGAAGCACAACATAGAACACATATCTCTGAATTCCAACTCATTAGCCTCTCAGAGGACGCAGACCTGCAGCCCCTCCTCTTTGGACTGTTCCTGTgcatgtacctggtcacagtgcttgggaacctgctcaCCATCCTGGCTGTCAGCTATGACttccacctccacacccccatgtacttcttcctctccaacctgtccttggctgATATCTGTGTAATCTCTACCACAGTCCCAAAGATGATTGTGGACATTCAAACACACAGCAGAGTCATCTCCTATGTGGGCTGCCTGACACAGATGtctatttttgccatttttgcATGTATGGATGATATGCTTCtgactgtgatggcctatgaccgatatgtggccatctgtcaccctcTGCATTACTTAGTCATCATGAACCATCAACTCTGTGGATTCTTAGTTCTTGTGTCTTTTTTGGTTAGTCTTTTTGACTCCCAAATGCACAATTTGATCATCTTACAATTTACTAACTTCAAAAGTgtagaaatttctattttcttctgtgaCCCTTCTCAACTTCTTAACCTTGCCTGTCCTGACACCTTCTCTAATAACATCCTCAAGTATTTTCTTGGTGCCATACATGGCCTTTTCCCCATCTCAGGGATCCTTTtctcatacaataaaataatttcctccaTTCTGAGGATCCCATCCTCAAGGGGGAggtacaaagccttctccacctgtggctctCAACTGGcagttgtttgcttgttttggggGACAGGCTTTGGAGCATACCTTGGATCAACTGTGTCATATTCTCCCAGAAAAATTGTGGTAGCTTCAGTGATGTACACTGAGGTCACCCCCATGTTGAATCCCTTCATCTACATCTTGAGGAACAGGGACATTAAAAGTACTCTGAGGAGGCTGCACAGCAGGTCTGTCTAA